The genome window TGTAGAATCTGTTGAGGATGCTTATAAAATAGCCAGTGAGGTAGGTAACATAAAACAAATAAATCTAGGAGGAGTTAAAGCGAGAGAAAATAGCAGAAATATATCAAAAGCAGTAAATCTATTAGAAGAAGAAGAAAACCTTTTAAAAGAACTTCAAAGTTTGG of Cetobacterium sp. NK01 contains these proteins:
- a CDS encoding PTS sugar transporter subunit IIB, producing the protein VESVEDAYKIASEVGNIKQINLGGVKARENSRNISKAVNLLEEEENLLKELQSLGIEIEIRQVANDNKVLYR